The proteins below are encoded in one region of Sulfolobus sp. A20:
- a CDS encoding MBL fold metallo-hydrolase — protein MTKVHKPYVIFEDKDHKFVWLGLDESEYEKGILTNQYLIVDGDKGVLLDPGGYFVFERVYENVKQFINPNNIIAILYSHQDPDVIGSLNLWLDVSPEAKIYVSALWERFLPHIGVGGIKIVDIPDKGMDIKCNNIMIKAIPAHFMHSPGNFHYYDPRAKIYFSGDLGAAVFPEGKWYLFVENFDEHKKLMEGFHKRYIATRKAIDLWLKRIKDLKIDIIAPQHGSIFQGENVKKFIDWLSSLDKVGIDLMEVDFQQE, from the coding sequence ATGACTAAGGTTCACAAACCTTATGTCATTTTTGAGGATAAGGATCATAAGTTCGTATGGTTAGGGTTAGATGAGTCCGAGTACGAAAAAGGGATTTTAACGAACCAATATTTAATAGTTGATGGAGATAAAGGAGTATTATTAGATCCAGGAGGATATTTCGTCTTTGAGAGAGTTTATGAGAACGTTAAACAGTTTATTAATCCTAACAACATAATTGCAATACTTTACTCCCATCAAGACCCTGATGTTATAGGTTCCTTAAACTTATGGCTCGATGTATCTCCAGAGGCTAAAATTTACGTTTCAGCGTTGTGGGAGAGATTTTTACCACATATAGGGGTTGGAGGAATTAAGATTGTTGACATACCGGATAAAGGCATGGATATAAAGTGTAATAATATAATGATAAAGGCTATCCCAGCCCATTTCATGCACTCTCCGGGAAACTTTCACTATTACGACCCTAGAGCTAAAATTTACTTCTCTGGTGATCTAGGTGCTGCAGTATTTCCAGAGGGTAAGTGGTACCTCTTTGTCGAGAATTTCGATGAACACAAGAAGTTAATGGAAGGCTTTCATAAGCGTTATATAGCTACGAGAAAGGCTATAGATCTATGGCTAAAGAGGATTAAGGATTTAAAAATAGATATAATAGCTCCACAGCATGGTTCAATATTTCAAGGAGAGAATGTCAAGAAATTCATTGACTGGTTAAGTAGTTTGGATAAAGTTGGGATTGACTTAATGGAAGTAGATTTTCAGCAAGAATAA
- a CDS encoding YidH family protein, with translation MPSPSDHFANERTFLAWIRTGIALIGFGFVIAKFALFLEILRGEKSINGASVLYGEIMIILGGIVIAYGLYNYLRNERDLAKNTFRPKTYENATFAFVILLIAIILALLIIT, from the coding sequence ATGCCATCGCCCTCAGATCACTTTGCAAATGAGAGAACTTTCTTAGCGTGGATTAGAACAGGGATAGCGTTAATAGGATTTGGGTTTGTTATAGCAAAATTTGCGCTATTTTTAGAAATTTTAAGGGGAGAAAAGAGCATTAATGGTGCCTCAGTATTATATGGAGAGATAATGATAATTTTGGGAGGTATCGTGATAGCTTATGGTTTATATAATTATTTAAGGAATGAGAGGGATTTAGCAAAAAATACGTTTAGACCAAAAACTTACGAAAATGCTACATTTGCATTTGTGATTCTACTAATTGCTATAATATTGGCATTACTTATAATAACGTGA
- a CDS encoding BlaI/MecI/CopY family transcriptional regulator — translation MTEIEEDKILEIIKGSNKDGVTISVIYGKLGISVRAKADEGKREEVKKLLDDLIKKGAIKEKTKGKTKRYYFVKEVREEREEALEKGLESIIKKVVQEALEKGLESIIKKALLEILEIYFGNSKTEKDFDKIYEDVKDSFGYARLDNIRKQLGMTEEQFYGRFREHIMKNYELIQGGQEGMILHGVLYGIIKKR, via the coding sequence ATGACTGAGATTGAGGAAGATAAGATTTTAGAAATTATAAAAGGTTCAAATAAGGATGGAGTAACTATTAGCGTAATATATGGTAAATTAGGTATAAGTGTTCGTGCTAAGGCTGATGAGGGAAAAAGAGAGGAAGTAAAGAAGTTATTAGATGATTTAATTAAAAAAGGTGCAATAAAAGAGAAGACTAAGGGAAAGACTAAAAGATATTATTTCGTTAAGGAGGTGAGGGAGGAAAGAGAGGAGGCTTTGGAAAAAGGGCTAGAAAGTATAATTAAAAAAGTAGTACAAGAGGCTTTGGAAAAAGGGCTAGAAAGTATAATTAAAAAAGCGCTCCTAGAAATTTTGGAGATTTACTTTGGAAATAGTAAGACTGAAAAGGACTTCGATAAAATATATGAAGACGTTAAGGACTCATTTGGATATGCTAGACTAGATAATATAAGGAAGCAATTGGGGATGACGGAAGAGCAATTTTATGGACGCTTTAGGGAACACATTATGAAAAATTATGAACTAATACAAGGTGGACAAGAGGGAATGATTTTGCATGGAGTTCTTTATGGCATTATAAAGAAGAGGTGA
- a CDS encoding ATP-binding protein has protein sequence MVCEFPEYTVTQWNTKPKLGGRRWVEGVKELESIIIKSGFGVGVIVGDPGMGKTALLLSLKDRLANSGFHVVFMDLAGKDNLVEEFWKNINMDRLREEAYGFLYKNRKNIGYRGSAKLFKEFNAWLKIRCKKRDYNDDYAHVFKIYCNSYSDSIDDMISLIDDISRLGKSVVLLIDETRNVEGIIKPLHRLLNSNLNFKLVLTIIPDVLESITDGAIRRRLESDALRINLSPPINDDEVRGILSAYCEEYADVLANAVKGSKTVNEILINARERYEEALHNCVGSSSECIKGFLSGLPSIESPQEVSKKLEGIIRDGINSLREQFGIEYVHDKGKKMVNPDNQTVIPDIYFRTKNKVYIGDIKISNRNSIDSKELKNVMKFSRIKRDEETNNEVVKFIISNVDNVDVPAGVKVFKIDNEKINKIINGDRELLLQELRRILKELVS, from the coding sequence ATGGTTTGTGAATTCCCCGAGTATACTGTGACGCAATGGAATACTAAGCCTAAATTGGGTGGAAGGAGGTGGGTCGAGGGTGTTAAGGAGTTGGAAAGTATTATAATAAAGAGTGGGTTTGGGGTAGGGGTCATCGTAGGCGATCCGGGGATGGGAAAGACTGCTTTACTTCTATCCCTAAAAGATAGATTAGCTAATAGTGGTTTTCATGTAGTCTTCATGGACCTAGCTGGTAAGGATAACTTAGTTGAGGAATTTTGGAAAAATATTAATATGGATAGGCTAAGAGAAGAGGCATATGGTTTCTTGTATAAAAATAGGAAAAACATAGGGTACAGAGGATCTGCTAAACTATTCAAGGAATTTAACGCGTGGTTAAAAATAAGATGCAAGAAACGTGATTATAACGATGATTACGCTCACGTATTCAAGATTTACTGTAACTCTTACTCTGATAGTATAGATGATATGATAAGTTTGATTGATGATATAAGTAGATTAGGAAAGAGCGTTGTATTGCTAATTGACGAGACTAGGAACGTAGAGGGGATAATAAAGCCTTTACACAGACTTTTAAATTCTAATTTGAACTTTAAACTCGTCTTAACTATAATCCCAGATGTTCTTGAATCAATAACTGATGGTGCAATAAGGAGAAGACTAGAGAGTGATGCTTTAAGGATTAATCTTTCACCCCCAATAAATGACGATGAGGTAAGAGGAATTTTAAGTGCCTATTGTGAAGAATACGCTGATGTATTGGCAAATGCTGTGAAGGGAAGTAAGACCGTTAACGAAATCCTAATAAATGCTAGGGAGAGGTATGAGGAGGCTCTCCATAACTGTGTTGGATCATCTTCTGAGTGTATAAAAGGGTTCTTAAGTGGTCTTCCAAGCATAGAAAGTCCTCAAGAGGTATCTAAGAAGTTGGAGGGTATAATTAGGGATGGTATAAATAGTTTAAGAGAACAATTTGGTATTGAATACGTTCATGATAAGGGAAAGAAAATGGTAAATCCAGATAACCAAACAGTTATTCCAGATATTTATTTTAGGACTAAAAATAAGGTTTACATCGGAGATATTAAGATTAGTAATAGGAACAGTATAGATAGTAAAGAGTTAAAAAATGTGATGAAGTTTTCGAGGATAAAGAGGGATGAGGAAACCAATAATGAAGTGGTCAAGTTTATAATATCTAACGTAGACAATGTCGATGTTCCTGCTGGAGTAAAGGTGTTTAAAATAGATAACGAGAAGATAAACAAGATTATTAATGGAGATCGTGAATTGTTACTCCAAGAATTGCGAAGGATTTTGAAAGAGCTAGTATCGTGA
- a CDS encoding SWIM zinc finger family protein: MYPYLISKSVNEGTMSYLFVINSESNPLESYMVRIQYTQGNLRASCSCKGFAIRGNCKHVKLALRKISRY, from the coding sequence ATGTACCCATACTTAATAAGCAAATCTGTGAACGAGGGCACAATGTCTTATCTTTTCGTAATTAATAGTGAGAGTAATCCTTTAGAAAGTTATATGGTGAGAATCCAATATACCCAAGGCAATTTGAGGGCTAGCTGTAGCTGTAAAGGATTCGCAATAAGAGGTAATTGTAAACACGTAAAATTAGCTTTAAGGAAGATCTCACGATACTAG
- a CDS encoding DUF1404 domain-containing protein has product MKLLKDQVNIKNLSLPIILLILAVNPYTEIMEFKYEWLFMLSHYLLYISGFIIAYKILRGEILYVLPSIVIATFWHIPLFFNLASAYVDWRIGNDVTLFLAGILGGLSVNKFSYALKVFLLILWMSADSVLAVLFLVEFPLYSNAAYTFSPYAPTQEILTGIVMFTVMMIIFVYVIVKMLRGMFKIF; this is encoded by the coding sequence ATGAAACTTCTCAAGGATCAAGTCAATATCAAGAACTTATCTCTACCAATAATTCTCCTAATCTTAGCAGTCAATCCTTATACTGAAATTATGGAGTTCAAATACGAATGGTTATTCATGTTATCTCATTACTTATTATACATTTCTGGTTTTATCATAGCATATAAGATTTTGAGAGGGGAGATACTTTACGTTTTGCCTAGCATAGTTATCGCAACATTTTGGCATATACCATTATTCTTCAACTTAGCTAGTGCTTACGTAGACTGGAGGATCGGCAATGACGTAACCTTATTCTTAGCTGGGATTCTGGGAGGTTTAAGTGTTAATAAATTCTCTTATGCACTGAAGGTCTTTTTGCTTATATTGTGGATGAGCGCAGATTCCGTTTTAGCAGTTTTATTTCTAGTTGAGTTTCCATTATACTCCAACGCTGCATATACTTTTTCGCCATACGCTCCTACTCAAGAGATATTAACTGGAATAGTTATGTTCACCGTTATGATGATTATTTTCGTTTATGTTATAGTGAAAATGTTGAGGGGAATGTTCAAGATATTTTAA
- a CDS encoding radical SAM protein, with protein sequence MISISRLVNGRPEKADEIRYSGKRDYYPKVLVFNVTRNCNLKCVHCYSNSGLSRFQDLPLSAWLNAVKKAAEMGVKHILLSGGEPLDRRDLSSIAKEAYDYGISVELSTNGTMLTRERVEELKKYVSYIGVSIDGPEEVHDKFRGVRGAFKKAMEGIRLAKQAGIKTGLRFTITKLNYRYVDFVFDIMKKEGINRVCFYHLAYSGRADMSLDIDNKTRYEVVNKIIERSKDGEVLTADNPVDGILVYIKTGFSNEVLELLKRNGGNKSGERIADISPRRNCLSGPVHSNTHR encoded by the coding sequence TTGATAAGTATTTCCAGGTTAGTTAATGGTAGACCAGAAAAAGCAGATGAAATAAGGTACTCTGGTAAAAGAGACTACTATCCAAAAGTACTAGTGTTCAACGTAACTAGAAATTGTAACTTAAAATGTGTTCATTGCTACTCTAACTCTGGCTTATCCAGATTTCAAGATTTACCACTATCAGCTTGGCTTAATGCAGTGAAAAAAGCAGCTGAAATGGGTGTAAAACACATTCTATTATCCGGAGGAGAACCATTAGATAGAAGGGACTTAAGTTCAATAGCTAAGGAGGCATATGACTATGGAATCTCAGTAGAGCTATCAACAAATGGTACTATGCTAACAAGGGAAAGAGTAGAGGAGTTAAAGAAGTATGTCAGTTACATAGGAGTGAGCATTGATGGACCAGAAGAAGTTCATGATAAGTTTAGGGGAGTTAGAGGAGCATTTAAGAAGGCAATGGAAGGCATAAGATTAGCTAAGCAAGCCGGAATAAAGACCGGTCTAAGGTTTACGATAACTAAACTGAATTATAGATACGTTGATTTCGTGTTTGATATAATGAAAAAGGAGGGAATTAATAGGGTTTGCTTTTATCACCTAGCATACTCTGGTAGGGCTGATATGAGCTTAGACATTGATAACAAAACTAGGTATGAAGTTGTGAACAAGATTATTGAGAGGAGTAAAGATGGGGAAGTGTTAACTGCAGATAATCCGGTAGATGGAATATTAGTATACATAAAAACTGGGTTTAGTAACGAGGTCCTTGAGTTATTAAAGAGGAATGGTGGAAACAAGTCTGGAGAGAGAATAGCAGATATAAGCCCCAGAAGGAATTGTTTATCCGGACCAGTTCACTCCAATACCCATAGGTAA
- a CDS encoding radical SAM/SPASM domain-containing protein → MLAPYVVVWESTKACDFACKHCRAKAIPNRLPNELEEKEVFSLVDDLSSLGVKIFVISGGDALKRDDIFEIIQYSSKKINTALSPSGSKIDINIAKKLRDAGVSIASISVDGPEEIHDEFRGVKGAFEIALKAINSFKQVGIQVQINTTISKYNINHLEKVKETVLSLNPIYWDIFVLIPVGRATSEMMITPEENEMLMRKVYNWRHKEGINVRMTCNPYYIRVSNELGRKPLPPDTKYGRRSIEGARGCMAGNGYAFISYDGTVYPCGFLPIPAGNIKFKKFSEIYNESPIFNSLRNPNSLEGKCGICEYRTVCGGCRARSYSLTKDYLAEDPFCLYTPKRVRLA, encoded by the coding sequence ATGTTAGCCCCTTATGTCGTAGTTTGGGAAAGTACAAAGGCTTGTGATTTCGCTTGTAAACATTGTAGAGCGAAGGCAATTCCGAACAGACTACCTAATGAGCTAGAGGAAAAAGAAGTGTTTTCATTAGTAGACGACCTATCCAGTTTAGGAGTGAAGATCTTCGTGATAAGTGGAGGCGATGCATTAAAGAGAGATGACATCTTTGAGATAATCCAATACTCATCTAAGAAGATAAACACTGCATTATCTCCGAGTGGGAGTAAGATAGATATAAACATTGCCAAAAAACTAAGGGACGCTGGGGTCTCTATAGCTTCAATAAGTGTTGATGGACCAGAAGAGATTCATGATGAGTTTAGAGGAGTTAAGGGCGCATTTGAGATAGCATTGAAAGCAATCAACTCATTCAAGCAAGTCGGTATTCAAGTTCAAATAAATACTACTATAAGTAAGTATAACATTAATCACTTAGAGAAGGTTAAGGAGACAGTATTATCACTTAACCCAATTTATTGGGATATCTTCGTATTAATTCCAGTTGGAAGGGCGACTAGTGAAATGATGATAACTCCAGAGGAGAACGAAATGCTTATGAGGAAAGTTTATAATTGGAGGCATAAGGAAGGGATTAACGTAAGGATGACCTGCAACCCATATTATATAAGAGTATCAAATGAATTAGGTAGAAAACCACTACCGCCTGATACCAAATACGGGAGGAGAAGTATTGAAGGAGCGAGAGGCTGTATGGCTGGAAATGGTTACGCCTTTATATCCTATGACGGTACAGTTTATCCTTGTGGATTCTTACCCATACCAGCTGGGAATATAAAGTTTAAGAAGTTCAGTGAGATCTATAATGAATCACCAATCTTCAATTCACTAAGAAATCCTAACTCACTTGAAGGAAAGTGTGGAATATGTGAATACAGAACAGTTTGTGGAGGGTGTAGAGCTAGATCTTATTCATTAACTAAAGATTATCTAGCCGAAGATCCCTTCTGTTTATATACACCAAAAAGGGTGAGGTTAGCTTGA
- a CDS encoding MBL fold metallo-hydrolase, with protein sequence MVKLNDYVRVLELVEPNFFGRILNHNVVIIDKGPNGGLMMIDTSLPENLDNVEKYLGSWGFSIADVSDIVLTHFHPDHFANAMEIKKIAKAKIYAHELEELTILNDVNYNEVKQEFNVSEEEFKLTMKRINSMHYKIPEIDVHLKGGEELGRFKVIHTPGHTKGHIVLYNKEVLIAGDAIRNYNGLKPPIKFFSWNYEKAIEYFNYLLNLEYKYLVPYHGEVISKC encoded by the coding sequence ATGGTTAAACTAAACGATTACGTTAGAGTGTTAGAACTCGTAGAGCCTAACTTTTTCGGAAGAATCTTAAATCATAACGTTGTCATAATCGATAAGGGGCCTAACGGAGGTCTTATGATGATAGATACTAGCTTGCCGGAGAATCTGGATAACGTAGAAAAATACTTAGGATCATGGGGGTTCTCCATTGCAGACGTATCAGACATAGTTTTAACGCACTTTCATCCAGATCACTTCGCAAACGCTATGGAAATCAAGAAAATAGCAAAGGCTAAGATATATGCTCATGAACTCGAGGAACTAACTATTTTAAATGACGTAAACTATAACGAAGTTAAGCAAGAGTTTAACGTCAGTGAAGAGGAGTTCAAGTTAACGATGAAGAGGATAAACTCTATGCATTACAAAATACCTGAAATCGACGTTCATCTAAAAGGAGGAGAGGAGTTAGGTCGTTTTAAGGTAATCCATACCCCTGGGCATACAAAAGGTCACATAGTTTTGTACAATAAAGAGGTTTTAATAGCTGGAGATGCGATAAGAAATTATAACGGACTTAAGCCACCTATAAAGTTCTTCTCTTGGAATTATGAAAAGGCTATAGAGTATTTTAACTATCTACTTAATTTGGAATACAAATACTTAGTCCCTTATCATGGTGAGGTGATAAGTAAATGTTAG
- a CDS encoding peptidase U32 family protein, with protein MRLVLATNFDDSLLEKVRNYPVKYIFGSQTKSITGHGRASFILPKVDDERLKEHIDIAHSYNIKFLYTMNTATLNGKEYSSTFLESLKKEVDKLINIGVDGFILALPFLVYYIKKEYQNIEVSISSYARVHNIREFEEYVNMGANTIIVNEDENRNFKLLRSLVSNFRYRADIELILNNSCLWGCPYRLSHDIVSSITSSHDGLNNVWFEYPILFCATEVRNDLANIIRMRWIRPEDLSFYENIGIDRFKIAGRNKKTEWLVNVVKAYVERKYEGNLLDIVSYPQGRAVPKVMRKVNGPNFYDILEKVIVDNTKFPRNWITFFEHNDCTSRSCEECKYCDIIAEKVITINGKSLSETKSEKVTPPLELVPRFSQNG; from the coding sequence ATGAGGCTTGTTTTAGCAACTAATTTTGACGATTCCCTCTTGGAGAAGGTTAGGAATTATCCCGTTAAGTACATTTTTGGGAGCCAAACGAAAAGTATAACTGGTCATGGTAGGGCATCCTTCATATTACCTAAAGTAGACGATGAGAGGTTAAAGGAACATATAGACATAGCTCATTCTTATAACATAAAATTCCTTTATACTATGAACACTGCTACATTGAATGGTAAGGAGTACTCGTCTACATTTCTAGAAAGTTTAAAGAAAGAAGTAGACAAATTAATTAATATCGGAGTTGATGGTTTTATTCTAGCTCTTCCATTTCTAGTTTATTACATTAAGAAGGAGTATCAAAATATAGAAGTTTCCATCTCATCCTATGCTAGGGTACATAATATCAGGGAGTTTGAGGAATACGTTAATATGGGAGCTAACACCATAATCGTGAATGAAGATGAGAACAGAAATTTTAAGCTGTTGAGGAGCCTAGTATCTAACTTCAGATATAGGGCTGATATTGAACTGATACTTAACAACTCCTGTCTATGGGGATGTCCATACAGACTATCTCATGATATTGTATCATCAATAACTTCTTCCCATGATGGTTTAAACAACGTGTGGTTCGAGTATCCTATACTGTTTTGTGCAACGGAAGTTAGGAATGACTTGGCAAACATAATAAGGATGAGGTGGATTAGACCAGAAGACTTATCATTTTACGAGAACATTGGAATAGATAGGTTTAAGATAGCTGGCAGAAATAAGAAAACTGAATGGTTAGTAAATGTAGTAAAAGCTTATGTTGAGAGGAAATATGAGGGTAATTTATTAGATATTGTAAGCTACCCTCAAGGTAGAGCAGTGCCAAAAGTAATGAGAAAGGTTAACGGACCTAATTTTTACGATATACTTGAAAAAGTTATCGTGGACAATACGAAATTTCCTAGGAATTGGATCACGTTCTTTGAACATAACGACTGTACTAGTAGAAGCTGTGAGGAATGTAAATATTGCGATATAATAGCGGAAAAGGTAATTACGATTAACGGTAAGTCACTTTCTGAAACTAAATCTGAGAAAGTCACTCCTCCATTAGAACTAGTTCCGAGGTTCTCCCAAAATGGTTAA
- a CDS encoding class I SAM-dependent methyltransferase, with protein MSINVVRVSNEELQKIYNDLPKFYDRANALVSFFKDVEWRATLVKYISNYYPDTRRILDVASGKGELSYIINKMIKGETIMVDYAENMLLNSFVKADRVQGSFYKLPFRDESFDCVVSSFALHSADDIGEVVKEMARVSRGCVGVIAMGKSDNMVYRKYVSFYLGYIQPYLACLVGAKSRDYKYIFYIYQRIPTNTQLKNTISKILNLKIFEEKALGTVYIFLGSKR; from the coding sequence ATTTCTATTAACGTGGTAAGAGTTAGTAATGAGGAATTACAGAAAATTTATAATGATCTACCAAAATTTTATGATAGGGCTAACGCTTTAGTTTCCTTCTTTAAGGATGTAGAATGGAGAGCAACCCTGGTAAAATATATATCTAATTACTACCCCGATACAAGAAGAATATTAGACGTCGCAAGCGGTAAGGGTGAACTATCTTATATCATAAATAAAATGATCAAAGGTGAAACGATCATGGTAGATTATGCTGAAAATATGTTACTAAACTCTTTTGTTAAAGCAGACCGAGTTCAAGGGTCCTTCTATAAATTACCGTTTAGAGATGAAAGTTTCGATTGCGTAGTAAGTAGCTTTGCTTTACACTCTGCAGACGATATTGGGGAAGTGGTAAAAGAAATGGCTAGAGTATCTAGAGGTTGTGTTGGAGTGATAGCGATGGGAAAATCAGATAACATGGTGTATAGAAAGTACGTATCGTTTTATTTAGGCTATATTCAGCCTTATTTAGCGTGTTTAGTTGGAGCTAAATCGAGGGATTATAAATACATTTTCTACATTTATCAAAGGATACCCACAAATACCCAATTGAAAAATACTATAAGCAAAATCCTTAACCTAAAGATCTTTGAAGAAAAAGCTCTTGGAACAGTATACATATTTTTAGGTTCAAAACGTTAA
- a CDS encoding glycosyltransferase family 4 protein, with product MRLGIVYNNFLSPIFAGGGAVHAYEVISRLKKSFKIIYYPSSTVFIWDKDKLEEKAKELRRNGIEVVDEFFSLLDNYTKYSSMLRGVKKFLNQEKLALEISKQYDVDKVDFLYEPDHTSFDIFYLGKKREFGLTLHVPLFYDDSLHYLKRLMKFYTFNPYTGKGFYTRFFYNQYVKRKYIRLLKEIKPTFVAGVSEGPLADTNLNKFGIKTELLIPGNAFDPELLKYRNRGKEEYIIFWSRLNQDKGLPELPDILKMMSRKVKLIIAGKFFDRYNERVFWNKVKKYGLEVEYLGFLPRDRLNEVVSKAKLFIYPSHVDGFSLVVLEALALGTPVIAYDIPAIRSVYGRLKAVKIVKEFDKARIAEEASKILSLREKEIEDLMNDEELMRFLNLYSSWDNVASAVKKIIEKYSSS from the coding sequence GTGAGACTGGGGATAGTTTACAACAACTTCCTCTCTCCCATATTTGCAGGAGGAGGGGCTGTCCACGCTTATGAAGTAATCTCTAGGCTAAAGAAAAGTTTCAAAATAATATACTATCCATCTAGTACAGTTTTCATTTGGGATAAGGATAAGTTAGAGGAAAAGGCTAAAGAGTTAAGAAGAAATGGGATAGAGGTCGTTGACGAGTTCTTTTCCCTTCTTGATAACTATACTAAATATTCATCAATGTTAAGGGGTGTTAAAAAGTTTTTAAACCAAGAGAAATTAGCCTTAGAGATATCTAAGCAATATGATGTAGATAAGGTAGATTTTCTATATGAACCAGATCATACCTCATTCGACATCTTTTATTTAGGGAAAAAGAGAGAGTTCGGTTTAACTCTACATGTACCCTTATTTTATGATGATTCTCTACATTATTTGAAAAGATTAATGAAATTCTACACGTTTAATCCTTATACTGGTAAAGGCTTCTATACGAGGTTTTTTTATAACCAATATGTCAAGAGAAAATATATTAGACTTCTAAAAGAGATTAAGCCAACCTTCGTCGCTGGAGTATCTGAGGGTCCCTTAGCAGATACCAATTTAAACAAGTTTGGAATAAAAACTGAACTTCTAATACCGGGTAATGCATTTGACCCCGAATTATTAAAATATAGGAATAGGGGTAAAGAGGAGTATATCATTTTCTGGAGTAGGTTAAACCAGGATAAAGGTCTGCCAGAGCTACCAGATATCTTGAAGATGATGAGCAGAAAGGTCAAGCTAATTATAGCAGGAAAGTTTTTCGACAGATACAACGAAAGAGTCTTTTGGAATAAAGTTAAGAAATATGGATTAGAAGTGGAGTACCTAGGCTTTTTACCCAGAGATAGGTTAAATGAGGTAGTATCTAAGGCGAAACTATTTATCTATCCATCACATGTAGATGGCTTCTCCCTAGTAGTTTTAGAAGCCTTAGCCTTAGGAACCCCTGTTATAGCTTATGACATTCCTGCAATAAGAAGCGTTTACGGAAGATTAAAGGCTGTTAAAATCGTTAAAGAATTTGATAAAGCGAGAATTGCAGAAGAGGCTTCAAAGATTTTATCCCTGAGAGAAAAGGAAATTGAGGATTTAATGAACGATGAAGAGTTAATGAGGTTCTTAAATCTTTACTCAAGTTGGGATAACGTAGCTAGTGCTGTTAAAAAAATAATAGAGAAATATTCTTCTAGTTAA